atattacatcaAGTCATATcgatttataatttaattttatataattttttatgattaaaatattttttttataaaaatattctctttTTTGTGAACTCTTACAATTGTCCGTGAACGCAGGGACATGGCagtaattttatgttttagcCAAATGGCCGACGTCGAGCCTCCTACCAGCTTCGGTTTTCTATCACATCATCATCAACAGCATATATCGGAGGCGTTTGGACGCGGGGTTAAACGCAAACCTAACCAAAAACAATCCTCCGAGAAGTAGGATCATTTGTGGTACGAAATATTAGGCCCCACGTGAATTGACTTTTGGAATCTTTCGCAGCCATTTGATTATtgtataaaaaacaaaaattcacgTGAACATTTGAAGAGCATCTGGATTTGttaaaattaaatgatatatatatatatatatatatttttttttatgaatgtgagataaatttaatgtttagctattttatttatataagtttttatattagaataattattttttatatgataataaaataatataagataaatttagttttaattatttatattaaatattcacattaaattatctatttatttattatatagtagagagtaattaataactaaaaaatatttaaaatttttaaaattattaatttatttcatttcatcatatttttatcattttatcaattatatattaattagtaattgtattataaacataaaaaataaaaataaaaaggtttgGTACGTTGCATTAATAGTTATctggaaaatataaatatttacttAAAAGTAGTTAATTTACTTATAGTCGTGCCCCCAAATCTCACATGCTAAATATTACTTTCATTCTACATGAAAgcaaagagagaaataaacGATAAAATATGCATTTGGTGTATCTAAAGTAATtagtaaatttgaaaatgattttagTATTAATTGTAGTTAAAGtacaattatttgaattttaactAATCTATtgtgatgatattttaaaatctaataactAAATATGTGCTCAATTTATCTTTTAGCTAATTCATTAAGAATGCTATAAGCTACTTGGGAACGTTGGGTATACATTTGAAGTGGGTAACTCTCACCTAAACTCTTTATAAAGAAAAGTTAGTGGttactagaaaaataaatatttttcttatagtcgggtctatttttttacaaattacttGTAAGAGTTCAGGAATTCGGTTAGGGATATAATATTAACCGGATATCTGCATACTcgtctttttatttataataaaatttaaactacGTCGTTTTGCAATAAATCTACCCTCTCTTCGATCGTCTAGTATCCGTCTTCTTCcactattttcttgttttcgtTTTACTTCTCAGCTCCCAACTCGAGTAGAGTTTTACCATGTTTACGTGGATTCTTTCGGTTTTGGGAGTGCAGTTTCACACACCTTTGAGAGATGAAAGAAATGCAGCAGTTCTGAAGCCTGTTTCTCGAGAAAATTTCAGAGCCGAGaacgaaagaaaataagaaaagagagagcGAGAGTGAGGATAAAATCATACAAGGATGTGATGCGTTTAGTGTTGAAAACTGACACGTATGGTGAGAAGTGATTTGATTCAGCGAAAGAGGCAAGTGTTAAtccatttttatttcaaatcttatattttatttttggtgttttgagatttttgaaCTGTTGTGAAATTAGGAGCCGTATTTAATTTAACAGAAATATTATTTGTCTCGAATTAGCATTtcgaatattttatttatttatttatttatttattaaagaagtgtttttaaataatattataattttttattttttaaaaaatattcataatgattaaaaaaatacataaaaaaaaaaaaaatgaaatatactaTTCAGGACATTTTCAGGTGAATGGTTGGTAGATGTAGCAgaacttttaatttaaaaaagagaaatgctttggGTTCTGAATAGTGtgtcccaaatttttttttttaatgattaaagaagtgatttttgtgactttataaaatttttaaaaaataaataaaataaaacctttAGTATTCAGACTATATCTTTAAGTAAATGTAGTACTACCCCGGATCGGTTGGGATAcgtaataaaattataaaacacaATGATCCCATATGAACTATACGGCTTATTTATAATCTCTACATTCCAATGTTGAAATTTTCgttgatgtaatttttttaaaattaaataaaatattataataatatattttttaatattaattttgttttgagatttaaaaaaattaaattatttattatattttttataaaaattataataataaaataaaataaaataaaatgatgtgaGACATCTTAGAGCACTAGCATTGGTATCGGTAAAATTAAGaaaacttcaaaatttgaatggtTTGGAGGTTAAAACGCTGACATTGGATTCGGCAAATGCTAAAAGTCAAGCTTTGAGCTACAGTAAATTTagtttcatcttcatttttgaAGACTCACTGTTTACCGTCTATCCCATTATTTTGTTACAAAATCACTTCTTTCAActgctctttcttttttcactcGTGATTCcgtttctctctttctcactctTTCTCTTCGTCTGTCTTTCTTCTCTCCCAGATGTTTCTTTCGCCCGTGAATCCgaaaaaaagtttcatttctctctttcaatttttcctctccattttctctcttccttttctctttttctatctttctctcttccctctagAGCCCGACActccctctctccctttctctccatttttgaTTTAGTTTTTGCTAAACCCAACCTCATAAACTCACCTTTCCCAATCTAAATCACGCTTGAGGAGCATGAAGAAATCTTAGTGATGTCGTTCGAGTAAATCACTCTTGAGGGGTCGAGGAAATCATTGCCTAATCCAGGAAATCACTGCTTGAGGgtattttcttgcatttttcttgcatttctgTTCTGAATCACAAGGTTTCTCAGCTCTGAGCTCAATCGAGTACTTTTTCTAACCTTTcgattttctttttacaaatttcagCGAAATGACTCGTAGTAGCTTCAATTTTTGCATATACTACATCTTGGTGATCTAATTCAGGTATTTTATCTCTGCTTTTGATACAGCAGCATCAATTGAACGGTCTGAACATTAATTCTGAAATAGTGAGTAATCAATTGAATAGGTACTAATTTCTCAATCTGGCTTAAGGGAACTGTTAATCATATGGCCTCTTTGAATTTGTTGGCCAAACCCTTGACTTAAAAGATCAAATTTTCAGCcgctttaattaaaaaaaatctatattaatCAGTTTTGTTGGATTGTGTTAAAagcatagtttatatatatatatatatatatatataattaaaaaagcaTAGCTAGGACCAATCAATGATGGTTTGGAGAATATGGGATACAagagttcaaaatatcataggGAAAATCCAAATTTTGATGGTAGGATAGTATATTGAGAGTTTATTCTTCTGAGATGGATTTGAAGAATCCTGTCCCAATGAGTTTCCTATCATAAAAAAAGGTTTCCAAACTGTCCCTTGTGATAAAGgtgaattaaaaaaacattagtGTATTGTTCCGTTTTACTAAAAGATATTCACCTCTTCCAAAGTGTTTACtttagtatttaacaaagtaGAAAGAACTCACCTTTCCCATAAAtagacaaacaaataaaaaaaaaatttgataaatcaaacaaataaaaataagatggcATAGTCAATTAGAGTGTTTGAGTGGAGACAACAATTCACTACAAAAGATTGTGTTTGCTTTCTCGTTACCTATCCTTCCCTCTGTGTTATACACACAGTCTGTTTTGGTTTGCATTTGGTTTACTATTAATAGGACTTTTTGTAttcaacaaatataatattgCTGCTACTCTGTTAAGCAAATACCGGTTTCTGTTTACATCATCctttcattaaaatttttgataagtaccGATTGCTTTATATCTCTTGTGTCAAAGTAAGTAACCAAAGTTTAAAACTTGATAATTTGTGTATCCTAAGTACaaatttttgataatttgtGTATCCTAAGTAAGTAACCAAAGTTTAAAACTTCAATAAAAGTGAAGGTCTAAATGAAGCTAATAAACTATATCAGTGAGATGTTTCAGCTCTGTTCATTTTGGGAAAATTGAGACTAGAGGTTTAATTAACCAAATCCTGCTTTCCTATGCAAGTTTCATATGCTAAGACTCGATAAATGAGGAATCGTTTTGGTAATTGCTTGACAATGAGATTTCAGAAAGCTATTGGAACCCCCATATATTGATTCAATCGAATGGTCGAAATGGCATGTCTTTTGGCTAGATGAAAGAGTAATACCAAAGGATCATGAAGACAGTAATTATAAGCTTGCCAATGATGGGTTTCTTTATAAGGTACAATTGTGGAATATGTTCTGATTTCATTTTTACTAAGACTTGCTGGCATATTATGCTGCTGTTTGTGATATCTCAGTGTCTTATGTTGAATATTATCCTCGGTTTATTTGGAAATCGTTTCATTGTGTTAGAGCTTGTGAAAGTGTTGGTCTAAGACTAATGGCAACACCATTTGGTAGAAGGGATTGCAAGGACAATAGTAAGGTCAAAAGAGAACATGGGGTCTGGATGGTTAGAAAGACATAATTATCTTACAAAACAAATTTAGGAGAGCATAGTTTGTTTATGACTTTGTTGAGTTGAATTATAATTAGTTTAGGTGcaggaaaaaaataagatttgggtGTTGTTGAATGGCAAGAAATGTCTTGCCTATTTTctgaataatttataaattctaaTTCCAGATGCTTATCCTTGATCTGTATCAAAACATATTCTGGGTCACGTGTAGGTAGAAGGTAGTTTCAttctttaattgaattattattatcaattttCCTTTTGCCGTCCATGGTTATTCCTCTTGTGATGGTCTTTAGTGAATTTAACCCTGTTATTTTCTTGACAGGTACCAATTCTCCCTGGTAATGTCTATGCAATCAATGATAAGCTGTCAACTGAGGGTGCAGCAGATAATTATGAGGCTTGTCTAAAAAACTTGGTCAATAGAAACGTGATAGCTTTATATGAAGCTAGTGGATTCCCAAAGTTCGATCTCATGCTGCTGGGTATGGGTCCAGATGGACATGTGGCTTCTTTATTCCCAAGCCATCCTCTActcaaagaaaatgagaaattgGTCACCTTCATTAAGGACTCTCCAAAACCGCCTCCAGAGAGAATTACTTTTACATTTCCAGTGATCAACTCTTCTACATATATTGCCCTTGTGATAACTGGTGCCGATGAAGCTGGAGCAGTGCAAACAGCTTTAGGAAAGAGTCAAAATTCAGTTAAGCTTCATGTTCAAATGGTTTCACCTGAAGGGAAGTTGACTTGGTTTTTGGACAAGGATGCTGCTTCAAAGCTGTAGAGTTGGAATGTTATGTTTGTGTGGTAGTATGGTTTATGTGTTCTATTGTGATTTATTTAACTTCAAATGTGCTACTATGTGTTCTATTGTGGTTTATATAGTTGgtttcaaacataatattttatcttagatgaacaaattgtatatgtgtttgttgttccttaaattattatatatttgattgttaGGTAGAAGAAGGATTGGCAAAATGTGCTTGTTGGTAATtaggttgaggaaaaaaattagttggaaatcaataatttaaatatcaaattaaattattaatgtacatagAATAGGTTTAATtacaaaacatgaaaaaaagaatattattaaaaaaatattatattattattttgataaatctaATAGTTAATCTAATGTGAGATTATgggtaaaaagattttaaaattatgaaaaatttatatttttttattaaattttaaaaatgattttattgaagTCAACATGGATACTCTTATGCAACCAAAGGGcatttaaattttcatctgTGTGGTGCACGACACATTAATTTATCAAGGCAGACTTGTATCCCCATCTGACAGCTCACTGTTTCACGTCTACCTCCTGCCATCTGTAAACTTTTGTAAAAATGAAACTGTCAAAGGTATCTACGGCTAACTTTATAAAATCTCAAATTTTATTCTATTCATTACCTTCTCCTGATATTGTACTTATTTTTAATGtcttgataatattttttatttaataattaaaaatatttattaataattaatagcacctaccttttttttaaccaaattttaaaattattttattttatcttattttattatttaaatatattttttttataaataattttatctctttttaatttaaaaatcttgttattatttaaaatatctcatttcacctcaatttatttaaaatatgagtaatgctacatacaatcacttttataCATTCCTTGCGcattccactgatatgattggttagattaattttttttaatatacaactaatcatatcactgaaatgcataaaagagtatataaaaataactgcacataaaatttttgttaaaatatataatcatgCAAGGTTGActttataatgattttaatCTAGTGGgaaaaagtttttttcttttgattttatttttaatatttttatatttagtaGAAATCATGTATGAGGAATATATTATTCTTTGATGGGCTCCAAGAGCCTGACAGCGATGTAGAGGCCATTCTTGGCCTTCTGTATATACAGCTGGATCCGGTTATCATCCGGATTAGGGGTGAGATTCGGTCGGGATCGGCCAAACCGAACGGACTAGACCGCATCGGATCGAATTGGATCCGGCCCTGTTCGGTCCAATTTTGGAAGGACCGGACTCATTCGGTCCAGTCTTGGTTTAGGAATTTTCCAACCGGACAGACccgaataaaatatatatatatataatttatatatattatttatataaatgattttataaattaattatataatttttaactaatactaatatttatactaatactaatagtctaatatggtattaaaaaaaataatactaatagtctaatattataatatactatagttatactaatatagactatatagttatattaaatactataagtaatactaatacttatactaatatagttataactcTCTAGCGGTTTGAGGGGTGGTCACAAAATATGGGGTCGATGGAG
This genomic window from Carya illinoinensis cultivar Pawnee chromosome 7, C.illinoinensisPawnee_v1, whole genome shotgun sequence contains:
- the LOC122316185 gene encoding probable 6-phosphogluconolactonase 4, chloroplastic; this encodes MAQELASSYAADSRKLERRAEMKKKLLEPPYIDSIEWSKWHVFWLDERVIPKDHEDSNYKLANDGFLYKVPILPGNVYAINDKLSTEGAADNYEACLKNLVNRNVIALYEASGFPKFDLMLLGMGPDGHVASLFPSHPLLKENEKLVTFIKDSPKPPPERITFTFPVINSSTYIALVITGADEAGAVQTALGKSQNSVKLHVQMVSPEGKLTWFLDKDAASKL